From Anopheles darlingi chromosome 2, idAnoDarlMG_H_01, whole genome shotgun sequence, the proteins below share one genomic window:
- the LOC125959146 gene encoding uncharacterized protein LOC125959146: MHRRTSGHVSVVYQSIALCCLVASGAWGTVQEGFANNVDTHTGGCGPNGTTLTTTTTTTSVATGHSDLPEPFHRGRDRRYVLNYPVNGGVAKVLFGFVAPVRFHHKLKRSINLGINLQANYRILPDIIFPHPESVWKNRYNDDAYIDTGRRQLYQLLEKLLAGTPGGNAGSNATARARNCLLRTICEIADTPLTHNGMVGELMDVVFTPGDTDELADEYKMARRYGANGVDCSRLYDACPWGHGILDTITALHW, from the exons ATGCATCGTCGCACCTCTGGCCACGTATCGGTTGTCTATCAGTCGATTGCACTTTGTTGCCTAGTGGCTAGTGGTGCCTGGGGTACGGTACAAGAAGGGTTCGCGAATaacgtcgacacacacactggcggaTGTGGGCCGAACGGAacaacgctgacgacgacgacgacgacgacgagcgtgGCAACCGGGCACTCGGACTTACCGGAGCCATTTCACCGTGGCCGTGACCGACGTTACGTGCTCAACTATCCGGTCAATGGCGGTGTGGCGAAGGTGCTGTTTGGTTTCGTCGCGCCGGTCCGCTTCCATCACAAGCTAAAGCGGAGCATCAATTTGGGCATCAACCTGCAGGCCAACTATCGTATCCTGCCGGACATCATCTTTCCCCATCCGGAGTCCGTGTGGAAGAATCGCTACAACGATGACGCGTACATCGATACCGGCCGACGGCAGCTGTaccagctgctggagaaaCTACTGGCCGGAACACCGGGTGGCAATGCCGGAAGCAATGCCACGGCCAGGGCCCGGAACTGCCTGCTGCGGACGATCTGCGAAATTGCCGACACACCGCTCACCCATAACGGTATGGTCGGGGAACTGATGGATGTTGTGTTCAC CCCTGGCGATACGGACGAGCTGGCCGATGAGTATAAGATGGCGCGACGGTACGGTGCTAACGGAGTGGATTGCAGCCGCTTGTACGACGCGTGTCCTTGGGGACACGGCATTCTGGACACCATTACGGCACTGCATTGGTGA
- the LOC125959147 gene encoding uncharacterized protein LOC125959147 translates to MDASRWIAFMVACLTIGGAFGAVEQQYTNSSEALVRRKRTLIFHPISRGIFRVNIKDGMADNSSIWAHGIGFRMNIEFYNPPGLKITRRDVHQSLESMIMSHGFDGRACILRTFCEISKVMTPKSGILFQLFKLIFRSNSPDPDDSSIGSSNSLPEGDDKYFPYLTANDCRELDRHCPITQLEMDRVGIQDNDVTGTASTDPPSDPDGSRSRSYD, encoded by the exons ATGGACGCGTCACGATGGATTGCCTTTATGGTAGCATGCCTAACGATTGGAGGCGCGTTCGGTGCGGTCGAGCAACAGTACACTAACTCCAGCGAGGCGCTGGTACGGCGGAAGCGAACGCTTATCTTCCATCCGATTTCCAGAGGAATC TTTCGTGTCAACATCAAGGACGGTATGGCTGATAACAGCTCGATCTGGGCCCATGGTATTGGGTTCCGTATGAACATTGAGTTCTACAATCCGCCCGGACTGAAGATCACACGTCGGGATGTGCATCAATCGCTGGAGAGTATGATCATGTC CCACGGCTTCGATGGACGTGCGTGCATCCTTCGGACGTTCTGCGAAATCTCCAAGGTAATGACCCCGAAGAGTGGCATTCTGTTCCAGCTGTTTAAGCTGATCTTCCG ATCCAATTCGCCCGACCCTGATGACAGTTCCATCGGTTCTTCAAACAGTTTGCCGGAAGGTGACGACAAGTACTTCCCGTACCTGACGGCCAACGATTGCCGGGAGCTGGATCGCCACTGTCCCATCACGCAGCTTGAAATGGATCGTGTCGGCATCCAGGATAACGATGTGACTGGCACCGCCTCGACGGATCCACCGTCGGATCCCGATGGGTCCCGTTCGCGTTCGTACGATTAA
- the LOC125959145 gene encoding uncharacterized protein LOC125959145, whose product MRLTATVILCLGVFVRSGLTEQRHNATSQLMESSSSRILSRQQRKALIFPIQTTLQVSMLTATDGRLFAPKKKYPARKLGINLGFQQNFNLPFRLLEFYKPPTWARALVGVLRGDFPSTSVVRARSFRRSIEQQEPQHQPLALSAGQLYTHAEDLLHVFGYDTDCLLRSVCELAHSPFDRSPDNEDVMTEVVHLLLSPSEHQSFADDETELRRKYEMAERLGASGANCELIYERCHRSVLSDFSNLIDVS is encoded by the exons ATGCGATTGACGGCCACGGTGATCCTGTGCCtgggtgtgtttgttcgttccGGCCTCACCGAGCAACGTCACAACGCAACGTCACAGCTTATGGAGTCAAGTTCTTCACGGATTCTATCGCGGCAACAGCGCAAAGCTTTAATATTTCCCATCCAGACCACTCTGCAG GTGAGCATGTTAACCGCTACCGATGGGCGACTGTTTgcaccgaagaagaagtacCCGGCACGGAAGTTGGGCATCAATTTGGGCTTTCAGCAAAACTTCAATCTACCCTTTCGGTTGCTGGAGTTCTACAAACCACCGACCTGGGCACGCGCCCTTGTCGGTGTTTTGCGCGGCGACTTCCCTTCCACGAGCGTCGTAAGGGCACGAAGCTTTAGACGTTCCATCGAACAGCAAGAGCCGCAGCACCAACCGCTAGCACTGTCCGCTGGTCAACTGTATACGCACGCCGAGGATCTACTGCACGTGTTCGGTTATGATACGGACTGTCTGCTGCGTAGTGTCTGCGAACTGGCCCACAGTCCTTTCGATCGTTCACCGGACAACGAAGACGTTATGACGGAAGTAGTTCATCTGCTACTCAG TCCCTCGGAACACCAATCTTTTGCCGATGATGAGACGGAACTGCGGCGGAAGTACGAAATGGCCGAACGGCTCGGTGCGAGCGGTGCCAACTGTGAACTGATCTACGAACGGTGCCACCGGTCGGTGTTGAGTGACTTTTCCAATCTGATCGACGTTTCGTGA